The Aeromonas jandaei genomic interval AGGCATGGGGTGTATCAATAATAGTTTGGTCGATTTTGGATATCAGCCCTATATCTATTGCTTCATCAGGGGTAAAAGTGACTCTATTGGATTCACTATATAAAATGTTTTCAATCCGTTCATGGCTTAGGTTTGTACAGCGTTGATATGTTTTCCTAAACATGTCATTGAACCGGGTCACTTCCTGACTCAACTCTCTGATATTGTTGGGGCGCACATCCCCTTCATAATGGGTGTAAGAAGGATGAAGATAAATGCTACCTTCAGGCAAGGCTCGGCGGTCTTTAGCTGCACAGAGCATGAGCGTGGCAGAAGAACCAATCGTCGACATAGCGATAGTGGTCACCGGCTTCTTGGAGCTTCTGATCGCGGCTGCGGCCATCAACCCAGAATCCATATCACCACCATAGCTATTAATATATAAGTAGATTTTGGTTATCTCATCTTTATTGTTTATGTCGTCAA includes:
- a CDS encoding ATP-dependent Clp protease proteolytic subunit, which translates into the protein MMNKFSLPIVSMFASCAIAAPDPSTTAKIFYSADMEVPTVSALINAIDDINNKDEITKIYLYINSYGGDMDSGLMAAAAIRSSKKPVTTIAMSTIGSSATLMLCAAKDRRALPEGSIYLHPSYTHYEGDVRPNNIRELSQEVTRFNDMFRKTYQRCTNLSHERIENILYSESNRVTFTPDEAIDIGLISKIDQTIIDTPHAFYITASH